One window from the genome of Bacteroidia bacterium encodes:
- a CDS encoding pseudouridine synthase: MKIDKYIGHSGYTSRRKACVLIEEKRIVVNGKPATFSTKIKEGDLILIDGIKLEPKFFIPTYIAYNKPKGIECTSEKIANNIIDAIGHTEDIYPIGRLDKDSEGLILLTNQTELIDKIINPEFGHEKEYIVTLNLPVRKQFLKEIAEGIKLHKEQTKPCVVSLEPKAKRIFRITLTQGLNRQIRRMCNAYDYQVIKLQRVRIMHIKLDKLKLGEWRNLSTEELDVLFESVDAK, encoded by the coding sequence ATGAAGATAGATAAATACATTGGGCATTCGGGTTACACCTCCAGAAGAAAAGCCTGTGTTTTAATTGAAGAAAAAAGAATAGTGGTAAACGGAAAACCTGCCACATTTAGTACTAAAATTAAAGAAGGCGATCTTATTTTAATTGATGGTATAAAATTAGAACCTAAATTTTTTATACCCACATACATTGCTTACAACAAACCAAAAGGGATAGAATGCACTTCTGAAAAAATAGCCAACAATATCATTGATGCGATTGGGCATACCGAAGATATTTATCCAATAGGCAGGTTAGATAAAGATTCTGAAGGGCTCATTTTACTAACGAACCAAACAGAATTAATAGATAAAATAATCAATCCGGAATTTGGTCATGAAAAGGAATACATCGTTACCTTAAACTTACCCGTACGGAAACAGTTTTTAAAAGAAATAGCAGAAGGAATTAAATTACATAAAGAACAAACCAAGCCCTGTGTGGTTAGTTTAGAACCTAAAGCCAAACGTATTTTCAGGATTACATTAACACAGGGACTTAATCGGCAAATTCGGAGAATGTGCAATGCGTATGATTACCAAGTAATAAAACTACAACGCGTTCGTATAATGCATATAAAATTAGATAAACTAAAACTGGGCGAGTGGCGTAATTTATCTACCGAGGAATTAGATGTGTTATTTGAATCGGTAGACGCTAAATAA
- a CDS encoding heavy metal-binding domain-containing protein yields the protein MKKAILLSSAILVFAISSCTNSTTQKQENVSQTTIQNTSFDTTKLKSGIVFYQCEMNPEVISDKPGTCPKCGMTLEKVIKK from the coding sequence ATGAAAAAAGCGATTCTTCTATCGTCAGCAATACTGGTATTCGCAATTAGTTCTTGTACTAATTCGACTACTCAAAAACAAGAAAATGTAAGTCAAACAACAATTCAAAATACAAGTTTTGATACTACAAAATTAAAATCAGGGATTGTGTTTTATCAATGCGAAATGAATCCGGAAGTAATTTCTGACAAACCAGGAACTTGTCCGAAATGCGGAATGACGTTAGAAAAAGTGATTAAAAAATAA
- a CDS encoding TolC family protein, with the protein MKRKLFFCGCFVVFACIRILAQTTLAAYIDTALKNNPSLQVYTYESSALQQEIKSAKALNDPQLNAGIMNLPSNFNFTDDMMTMEQVGIEQSFSVGKKYFLRNDVAEKNYEVSTYNVKAQQLLLIKEVKQIYYDLYTQNKMIEITKKNIEILKSYIDIANTKYSTGQGTQQDVMKAQVEVSKMQEQVIDAQSMKEYLTATFNTLLSRDIMDSVELPEEISFQKINLLMYPLMQEVAVNNPMVLSSKITQSKDSAFYLLANTSKTPDFTAGFWYGERQATMIDGSKASNLLGFTFGMNLPLYYKKKQNPLIAEASIKMQESQSVAEATQHQYQLDLHHVLIDAYRNEKIISLYQTQLIPETTENVAAGITGYQENKIDFMTLIDNFLSLYNYQLKYYQAIADYYKAVAGIEMVTGKKLITQ; encoded by the coding sequence ATGAAACGAAAATTATTTTTTTGCGGATGCTTTGTTGTTTTCGCTTGTATCAGAATTTTAGCGCAAACCACGCTTGCTGCTTATATTGATACGGCTCTGAAAAACAATCCCAGTCTTCAAGTATATACTTATGAAAGCAGTGCTTTACAGCAGGAAATAAAATCTGCGAAAGCATTGAATGATCCGCAACTAAATGCTGGAATTATGAATCTCCCAAGCAATTTCAATTTTACGGATGATATGATGACGATGGAACAAGTGGGAATTGAACAAAGTTTTAGTGTTGGTAAAAAATATTTTTTGCGAAACGATGTAGCCGAGAAAAATTACGAAGTCAGCACTTACAATGTGAAAGCGCAGCAATTACTTCTCATTAAAGAAGTAAAACAAATTTATTATGATTTGTATACGCAAAATAAAATGATTGAAATTACCAAAAAAAATATCGAAATTTTAAAATCATACATTGATATTGCCAACACAAAATACAGCACAGGACAAGGAACGCAGCAAGATGTTATGAAAGCGCAAGTAGAAGTTAGTAAAATGCAAGAACAAGTAATTGACGCACAAAGTATGAAAGAATATTTAACAGCTACCTTCAACACCTTGCTATCTCGTGATATAATGGACTCTGTGGAACTTCCCGAAGAAATAAGTTTTCAAAAAATAAATCTTCTGATGTATCCATTGATGCAAGAAGTGGCTGTGAATAATCCGATGGTGCTTTCGTCAAAAATAACACAAAGCAAAGACAGCGCTTTTTATCTATTAGCAAACACTTCTAAGACTCCTGATTTTACGGCAGGATTCTGGTACGGAGAAAGACAAGCAACAATGATTGATGGAAGTAAAGCGAGTAATTTATTAGGTTTTACTTTTGGGATGAATCTGCCTTTATACTACAAGAAAAAACAAAATCCTTTGATTGCGGAAGCAAGTATAAAAATGCAGGAATCGCAATCGGTAGCAGAAGCTACGCAGCATCAATACCAATTGGATTTGCATCATGTTTTAATAGATGCTTATCGAAATGAAAAAATAATTTCCTTATACCAAACACAACTAATTCCAGAAACTACTGAAAACGTAGCTGCGGGAATTACAGGTTATCAGGAAAATAAAATTGATTTTATGACTTTGATAGATAATTTCTTGTCCTTGTATAATTATCAATTAAAATATTATCAAGCAATAGCAGATTATTACAAAGCCGTTGCAGGAATAGAAATGGTTACAGGAAAAAAATTAATCACTCAATAA
- a CDS encoding efflux RND transporter periplasmic adaptor subunit, protein MKIKNIFGIILFLAIISIVGYFSYQHLASKKLKGSNLVTSDIAYYHCGMHLWIHSDKPGKCPVCGMDLTPVYKKESKNEQGVVEISPTTIQDIDVRTEVIKKRKLSRIITTTGIVDYNESTESEITTKFSGYIEKLFVDYTGQSVQKGQALFTIYSPELVAAEQEYLQAIQYKNTIKIANDTAIIGQSDNLVQSAKKKLLLWDISPEQIRSLASSRQVKKSLTIYAPISGTVIQKNILEGMQIQAGMSLFQIADLSKMWMYADIFENDLPWIKTGEAASITLPNDSGEVVDGKISYIYPFVQQQTRTVKARIEISNKNIFLKKDMYVSVSITPKNSINTVAVPEQAVIHSGTRNIVVLALGKGKFKPVNVTLGLLANGYYAVKSGIQEGDTIVTSSQFLIDSESNLTSAFSSMQGMPGMSGMQPSKSDSTKK, encoded by the coding sequence ATGAAAATAAAAAATATTTTTGGAATTATTTTGTTCCTCGCAATAATTTCAATAGTCGGATACTTTAGTTATCAGCATTTAGCATCTAAAAAATTAAAGGGAAGCAATCTGGTTACATCCGACATTGCTTATTATCATTGCGGAATGCACCTTTGGATACATAGCGACAAGCCAGGGAAATGCCCAGTTTGCGGAATGGATTTAACACCCGTTTATAAAAAAGAAAGCAAAAATGAACAAGGAGTTGTGGAAATAAGTCCGACAACGATTCAAGATATTGATGTGAGAACGGAAGTAATTAAAAAACGGAAACTCTCGCGAATAATTACTACCACTGGCATTGTTGATTATAACGAATCAACAGAATCGGAAATCACAACAAAATTTTCAGGATACATCGAAAAATTATTTGTGGATTACACTGGACAATCCGTACAAAAAGGGCAAGCATTATTTACAATTTACAGTCCGGAATTAGTTGCAGCCGAACAAGAATATTTACAAGCCATTCAATATAAAAACACAATCAAAATTGCGAATGACACTGCTATCATTGGACAATCGGACAACTTAGTACAAAGCGCGAAAAAAAAATTATTGCTTTGGGATATTTCTCCTGAACAAATTCGTTCCTTGGCTTCGAGCCGACAAGTAAAAAAATCGCTTACTATTTACGCGCCTATTTCAGGAACTGTAATTCAAAAAAATATTCTGGAAGGAATGCAAATACAAGCCGGAATGTCTTTATTTCAAATTGCTGATTTATCTAAAATGTGGATGTATGCTGATATTTTCGAAAATGATTTGCCATGGATAAAAACGGGAGAAGCAGCATCTATAACATTACCAAATGATTCAGGAGAAGTAGTTGATGGAAAAATTTCTTACATCTATCCTTTCGTGCAACAACAAACACGAACGGTAAAAGCCAGAATTGAAATCTCGAATAAAAATATTTTTTTGAAAAAAGATATGTACGTAAGTGTTAGCATCACACCAAAAAATAGCATCAATACAGTTGCTGTTCCGGAGCAAGCTGTTATCCACAGCGGCACACGAAATATTGTTGTCCTCGCTTTAGGAAAAGGAAAATTTAAACCTGTAAATGTAACATTGGGTTTACTGGCTAACGGATATTATGCTGTAAAAAGTGGTATTCAGGAAGGCGATACAATTGTTACCTCTTCTCAATTTTTGATTGATTCGGAAAGTAATTTAACAAGCGCATTCTCGTCTATGCAAGGAATGCCGGGAATGTCTGGAATGCAACCATCAAAATCAGATTCAACAAAAAAATAA
- a CDS encoding class I SAM-dependent methyltransferase — translation MKMETRKEHWEKIYSTKLPHEVSWTQEFPKTSLDFIHNSNLPKTASIIDIGGGDSNLVDHLLNEGYENISVLDISQQALKRAQQRLGYRAEKVDWICSNITEFHSKKTYDFWHDRATFHFLITEQEIQTYLSIAKNAVKKNLTIGTFSKEGPNKCSGLDVHQYSEIELQSELSKGFQKIKCITEVHTTPFNTKQNFLFCSFKKNIE, via the coding sequence ATCAAAATGGAAACAAGAAAAGAACATTGGGAAAAAATTTATTCTACCAAACTGCCTCACGAAGTAAGTTGGACGCAGGAATTTCCTAAAACATCTTTAGACTTTATTCACAATTCTAATCTGCCAAAAACAGCAAGCATTATTGATATTGGCGGTGGTGATAGTAATTTAGTAGATCATTTATTAAATGAAGGGTACGAAAACATTTCAGTTCTTGATATTAGCCAGCAAGCTTTAAAAAGGGCGCAACAAAGGCTTGGATATCGTGCAGAAAAAGTGGATTGGATTTGTTCCAACATCACAGAATTTCATTCTAAAAAAACGTATGACTTTTGGCACGACAGAGCAACATTTCATTTTCTGATTACGGAACAAGAAATTCAAACATATCTCTCTATCGCCAAGAATGCAGTTAAAAAAAATTTAACAATTGGAACATTTTCTAAGGAAGGTCCGAACAAATGCAGCGGGCTTGATGTCCATCAATACAGCGAAATAGAATTACAAAGTGAACTAAGTAAAGGATTTCAGAAAATAAAATGTATTACAGAAGTCCACACAACACCTTTCAATACGAAGCAAAATTTTTTGTTTTGTTCTTTTAAAAAAAATATTGAATAA